A genomic region of Coriobacteriaceae bacterium contains the following coding sequences:
- a CDS encoding leucine-rich repeat domain-containing protein, which translates to MEIFGDTLMFGSVRSAPEDLDLSELEVKTGQDAIAVITEVMDRQRRELAERRVREEERCSELRHETIDGVIWEYVVVDGTFARIVDCELLDASMCELTVPSKLDGLAVLELAPGACEQLTGVERIVCADCIEAIGPSAFRSCRDLRSLVLPRMTASFDSSWVNQCRDLEELTLPGMLERVGLEVLSVNGLKRLTIGMGTRAVEPGAFVNSTLEEIRLDDHNPFLATDCISIFERACPDGDDAGLRLAAVAVPVEEYEVPARCVEIGAKAFACCPELRKVTFAGGVQSIGAHAFSRTRLRKFMAPPSLRRIEKRAFFRCRELESVILNEGIVEIGEGAFAESGITGLHVPASVRQLACDCVARTGIRCVIEDGGTLWLDEHGVLYAKDWDKWTGHLPHLLPAYADTGTNDLSICPTRILMGAMEPELVQYAVAPGCEIVCGRAFANMPRLQQVTLPEGVVEIGDAAFRGCRNLRQARFPETLHFIGDEAFFDTALEGIYLPADFEHLGKLALVTAGARDIGGRPSLVNVHVNPNCERFYHTGGLLCERMDDGASRVVLYDEGRPDVAIPREVDTLAPFAFGNATMLSSLTIGTNVRHIQDRALNVNCLIEHIHVDFVEPIQGHDCIDLHFPVTFRSLNEIVRGFNSMTYFNAEALLARYDACVVNMHDYDAKSMAPIDLYGQLTRIIERLRDPLFLSENTRRMYGQILRDNLVEMCVAAARHDDRASVDALAELGYLDRETLLPVIEAVSKLQDAAMTGYLLELQRRLMGRGVDFEL; encoded by the coding sequence ATGGAAATCTTCGGCGATACTCTCATGTTTGGCAGCGTGCGCTCTGCGCCCGAAGATCTTGACCTCAGTGAGCTTGAGGTCAAGACGGGGCAAGACGCCATCGCGGTCATTACCGAGGTCATGGATCGCCAGCGTCGTGAGCTTGCGGAGCGTCGCGTACGCGAGGAGGAGCGTTGCTCCGAGCTGCGGCATGAGACGATTGACGGCGTGATTTGGGAGTATGTCGTCGTTGATGGAACATTCGCCCGCATCGTAGACTGCGAGCTGCTGGATGCCAGTATGTGTGAGCTTACGGTGCCGAGCAAGTTGGACGGCCTTGCCGTGCTCGAGCTGGCGCCCGGCGCTTGCGAACAGCTTACTGGTGTGGAGCGCATCGTCTGCGCCGATTGCATCGAGGCAATCGGTCCGTCGGCGTTCAGATCATGCCGCGACCTACGCAGCCTCGTTCTGCCGCGTATGACGGCAAGCTTCGATTCGAGCTGGGTCAACCAGTGCCGCGATCTCGAGGAGCTGACGTTGCCGGGCATGCTCGAGCGCGTGGGGCTGGAAGTGCTGAGCGTGAATGGGCTCAAGCGGCTTACGATAGGAATGGGGACGCGCGCGGTAGAGCCTGGTGCTTTCGTGAATAGCACGCTCGAGGAAATCCGCCTTGACGATCACAATCCCTTTTTAGCAACGGATTGCATAAGTATTTTCGAACGTGCGTGCCCAGATGGAGATGATGCCGGGTTACGGCTTGCGGCGGTTGCCGTGCCGGTCGAGGAATACGAGGTACCGGCTCGCTGCGTCGAAATCGGTGCCAAGGCATTCGCATGCTGCCCGGAGCTGCGCAAGGTGACATTTGCAGGTGGCGTTCAGTCGATTGGCGCCCATGCGTTTTCGCGCACCAGGTTGCGTAAGTTCATGGCTCCTCCGAGCTTGCGCCGCATCGAGAAGCGCGCGTTCTTCCGCTGTCGCGAGCTCGAGAGTGTCATACTCAACGAAGGGATCGTCGAGATTGGCGAGGGGGCATTCGCCGAGAGCGGTATCACTGGGCTACATGTGCCCGCGAGCGTACGGCAACTGGCCTGCGACTGCGTAGCACGCACGGGCATACGCTGCGTCATCGAGGATGGCGGGACCCTCTGGCTTGACGAGCATGGTGTGCTGTACGCGAAAGACTGGGACAAATGGACAGGTCATTTGCCCCACTTGTTGCCGGCGTATGCCGATACTGGGACAAACGACCTGTCCATTTGTCCCACCCGCATCTTGATGGGTGCGATGGAGCCCGAACTCGTGCAGTACGCCGTTGCTCCCGGTTGCGAGATTGTCTGCGGGCGCGCGTTCGCGAACATGCCACGTTTGCAGCAGGTGACGCTCCCCGAGGGGGTTGTCGAGATTGGCGATGCGGCCTTTCGCGGCTGTCGCAACTTGCGACAGGCGCGTTTTCCGGAGACCCTGCATTTCATCGGCGACGAGGCGTTTTTCGACACGGCGCTCGAGGGTATCTACCTACCCGCGGATTTCGAGCATCTGGGCAAGCTCGCGCTTGTCACGGCTGGCGCGCGTGATATCGGTGGCAGACCTTCTCTCGTGAACGTGCATGTCAATCCCAACTGCGAGCGTTTCTACCATACGGGTGGCTTGCTTTGCGAGCGCATGGATGATGGCGCGTCGCGCGTCGTGCTCTACGACGAGGGCAGGCCTGATGTCGCCATTCCACGCGAGGTCGATACGCTCGCACCGTTCGCATTCGGCAACGCGACGATGCTTTCCTCGCTCACGATTGGGACAAACGTGCGGCATATCCAGGACCGCGCCCTCAACGTGAATTGTCTCATCGAGCATATCCACGTTGATTTCGTCGAGCCCATCCAAGGGCACGATTGCATTGACCTGCACTTTCCCGTCACCTTCCGTAGCCTCAACGAGATCGTGCGCGGATTCAACTCGATGACCTATTTCAATGCCGAGGCGCTGCTCGCACGTTATGATGCGTGCGTGGTCAACATGCATGACTACGATGCGAAGAGCATGGCGCCCATCGATTTGTATGGCCAGCTTACGCGCATTATCGAGCGGCTGCGTGACCCGCTGTTCTTGAGCGAGAACACGCGTCGCATGTACGGGCAGATCCTTCGCGACAATCTCGTGGAAATGTGCGTTGCCGCTGCGCGTCACGATGACCGTGCGAGCGTCGATGCGCTTGCCGAGCTCGGCTACCTCGATCGCGAGACGCTGCTACCGGTTATCGAGGCCGTTAGCAAATTGCAGGATGCTGCCATGACGGGATACCTACTCGAGCTGCAGCGGCGGCTCATGGGCCGCGGGGTCGATTTCGAGCTGTGA
- a CDS encoding methionyl aminopeptidase — protein MYDNLESPGRNDECWCGSGKKYKKCHLDFDHRLQELYDAGEIVLGRDLLKTPEEIEGIKASAKVNIGALDYVAEHIGPGVSTEEIDRWVHDYCIEHGAIPADLNYEGFPKSVCTSINEVVCHGIPSEDDVLASGDIVNVDMSTILDGYFSDSSRMFCIGEVDEEKRRLVEVTREAVEAGLAAVKPWAHLGDVSAAVNKVATDAGFSVVVEFGGHGIGLEFHEDPFVSFVAAAGTGPVLVPGMCFTIEPMVNMGAAKIDMNDPNGWTVRTADGSPSAQWEVQIVVTEDGYELLCW, from the coding sequence GTGTACGATAACTTGGAAAGCCCTGGTCGCAACGATGAGTGCTGGTGTGGCAGTGGCAAGAAGTACAAGAAGTGCCATCTCGACTTCGATCATCGCTTGCAGGAGCTATATGATGCGGGCGAGATCGTCCTCGGACGCGACCTGCTCAAAACGCCCGAGGAAATCGAGGGCATCAAGGCATCGGCCAAGGTCAACATCGGAGCACTCGATTACGTGGCCGAGCATATCGGCCCAGGCGTGAGCACCGAGGAGATCGACCGCTGGGTACACGACTACTGCATCGAGCATGGTGCCATTCCCGCCGACCTCAATTACGAGGGCTTTCCCAAGAGCGTGTGCACTTCCATCAACGAGGTCGTCTGTCACGGCATTCCAAGCGAGGACGATGTGCTCGCCAGCGGCGACATTGTCAATGTCGATATGTCGACAATACTCGATGGGTACTTCTCGGACTCGTCGCGCATGTTCTGCATTGGCGAGGTCGATGAAGAGAAGCGCCGGCTGGTCGAGGTCACGCGTGAAGCCGTCGAGGCTGGCCTTGCGGCTGTGAAGCCGTGGGCGCACCTAGGCGATGTGAGCGCGGCGGTCAACAAGGTTGCGACGGATGCGGGCTTCTCGGTTGTCGTCGAGTTCGGTGGCCATGGCATCGGCCTCGAGTTCCACGAAGATCCGTTCGTAAGCTTTGTGGCAGCTGCGGGGACGGGCCCCGTGCTCGTTCCTGGAATGTGCTTCACGATCGAGCCCATGGTCAACATGGGTGCAGCGAAAATCGATATGAACGACCCGAATGGCTGGACCGTGCGCACGGCCGATGGCTCGCCGTCGGCACAGTGGGAGGTGCAGATCGTCGTCACTGAGGATGGCTACGAACTGCTGTGCTGGTAG
- a CDS encoding homocysteine S-methyltransferase family protein, whose product MAAPRELEIANDLLKRVIDGRAPLLCDGGMGSLIQQAGLSQIHDVPDLLNLTHADDICTLQRGYVEAGSDCIATNTFNSNRLKLANHDASVDELYAAAAQIARDAGAPLVAGDIGPTGSLLAPLGELSFEEAYDIFAEQARAACAAGCDLIFLETFADLLEAKAALLACLDNTPLPVFVTMTFGEDGRTFMGTTPAVAAATLSALGASAVGINCSLGPSEITPLVAQMAPHTRCPLMVQPNAGLPRIAEDGSTVYDVDPARFAQAMGAILEAGARIVGGCCGTTPAHIAALRQLIDDGDWLHDNVSDYRPSFVVTSAQELVELMPGVPTVATIGERINPTGKPRLKEALASGSYDLAISEAVAQIEAGADILDVNVGVPGIDESHALRELTERLQATVSAPLQLDSANPHALEAACRGYAGRPLINSVNGKAESLAAVLPIAARYGATIVGLTLDEDGIPPSAEGRLGIAERIIDAALSAGLQLEDIAIDCLVMAAATNQPEIPEILEAVRLCKERLGVRTVLGISNVSFGLPARPVLNASFLTAALACGLDLPIINPLEARYREAIAAFRIINGQDAGCLEYVHAMQNAISSAAGAPPVISSAVEKPRPSRFAGSGEGDFSTASPNGDSGRNDSASVLHNAILTGQRDTAAEAARTMLATSDVASIAGDVLAPALDEVGVRYDEGTYFLPQLMASAEAAKSAFDVLSEASASAGAAKRNTLPIILATVEGDIHDIGKNIVKMLLENYGYTVIDLGRDAAPQAIVDATLDANAPLVGLSALMTTTLPAMERTIALLREQAPQTRIMVGGAVLTEDYAQRIGADYYADDAAASVRIAQQLLDG is encoded by the coding sequence ATGGCAGCTCCCCGAGAACTCGAAATCGCAAACGATCTCCTCAAACGCGTCATAGATGGCCGCGCGCCGCTGCTATGCGATGGCGGCATGGGAAGCCTCATCCAACAGGCGGGCCTCTCGCAAATCCACGATGTGCCGGACCTCCTCAACCTCACGCACGCAGACGACATATGCACCTTGCAACGCGGCTATGTCGAAGCAGGTAGCGATTGCATCGCCACCAACACCTTCAACTCGAACCGCCTCAAACTCGCGAATCATGACGCGAGCGTCGATGAGCTCTACGCAGCCGCAGCCCAGATCGCGCGTGACGCGGGAGCACCGCTCGTTGCCGGTGACATCGGTCCTACCGGGTCGTTGCTTGCCCCGCTTGGGGAACTCAGCTTCGAGGAGGCCTACGATATCTTCGCCGAACAAGCCCGCGCCGCCTGCGCAGCCGGTTGCGACCTCATCTTTCTCGAAACCTTCGCCGATCTGCTCGAAGCCAAAGCGGCGCTGCTCGCCTGCCTCGACAACACGCCGTTGCCGGTCTTCGTGACGATGACCTTCGGCGAGGATGGTCGTACCTTCATGGGCACGACACCCGCCGTTGCCGCCGCCACGCTCTCCGCGCTCGGTGCCTCGGCCGTTGGCATCAACTGCTCGCTCGGTCCAAGCGAGATCACGCCTCTCGTCGCGCAGATGGCCCCGCACACCCGCTGCCCACTCATGGTGCAGCCCAATGCGGGACTCCCACGCATCGCCGAAGATGGTTCCACGGTCTACGATGTCGACCCCGCAAGATTCGCGCAGGCCATGGGCGCCATCTTGGAGGCCGGGGCTCGCATCGTCGGCGGTTGTTGCGGAACGACGCCTGCCCACATCGCAGCTCTGCGTCAGCTCATTGATGATGGCGACTGGTTGCACGATAACGTTTCCGACTATCGGCCTTCCTTCGTCGTGACAAGTGCTCAGGAGCTAGTCGAACTCATGCCAGGCGTACCCACGGTCGCGACCATCGGCGAGCGCATCAACCCCACGGGAAAGCCGCGCCTCAAGGAGGCACTTGCCAGCGGCTCCTATGACCTCGCCATTTCCGAAGCCGTCGCACAAATCGAAGCTGGCGCCGACATTCTCGACGTCAACGTCGGGGTGCCGGGTATTGACGAGTCGCATGCGCTGCGTGAGCTTACCGAGCGCCTGCAAGCCACCGTATCAGCGCCCCTGCAACTTGACTCCGCCAACCCTCACGCACTCGAAGCTGCCTGCCGCGGCTATGCGGGACGTCCACTCATCAACTCGGTCAACGGCAAGGCTGAAAGCCTCGCCGCCGTGCTGCCCATTGCAGCACGCTATGGCGCGACCATCGTTGGCCTCACGCTCGACGAAGACGGCATTCCACCGTCTGCCGAGGGGCGCCTCGGCATTGCCGAGCGCATCATCGACGCTGCTCTTTCGGCTGGTCTGCAGCTTGAGGACATCGCAATCGATTGCCTCGTCATGGCCGCCGCCACCAATCAGCCCGAAATCCCCGAGATCCTCGAAGCCGTTCGACTCTGCAAGGAGCGCCTCGGCGTGCGCACCGTGCTCGGCATCTCCAACGTGAGCTTCGGGCTGCCCGCACGTCCCGTCCTCAACGCGAGCTTTCTCACGGCCGCGCTTGCCTGCGGGCTCGATCTGCCCATCATCAACCCGCTTGAGGCGCGCTACCGCGAGGCCATTGCAGCCTTCCGCATCATCAACGGCCAGGATGCCGGCTGCCTGGAATACGTGCACGCGATGCAGAACGCCATTTCGAGCGCAGCGGGTGCCCCTCCTGTCATTTCGAGCGCAGTCGAGAAACCTCGCCCTTCGCGTTTCGCTGGCAGTGGCGAAGGAGATTTCTCCACTGCGTCGCCTAACGGCGACTCCGGTCGAAATGACAGCGCTTCCGTCCTCCATAATGCAATCCTCACTGGCCAGCGCGATACTGCCGCCGAAGCGGCACGCACCATGCTCGCAACCAGCGACGTCGCTTCCATCGCAGGAGACGTCCTCGCACCCGCCCTCGACGAGGTTGGAGTGCGTTATGACGAGGGCACGTACTTTCTCCCCCAGCTCATGGCTTCAGCCGAGGCCGCCAAATCGGCCTTCGACGTGCTCAGCGAAGCAAGCGCCTCGGCTGGCGCTGCAAAACGCAATACGTTGCCAATTATCCTCGCCACAGTCGAGGGCGATATTCACGATATCGGCAAGAACATCGTCAAAATGCTGCTCGAGAACTATGGTTACACGGTCATCGACCTTGGTCGTGATGCAGCTCCCCAAGCCATCGTCGATGCGACACTCGATGCCAACGCTCCTCTTGTGGGCCTTTCGGCTCTCATGACCACGACATTGCCCGCGATGGAGCGCACCATCGCGCTGCTGCGCGAGCAGGCGCCCCAAACCCGCATCATGGTGGGCGGTGCCGTGCTCACCGAGGACTATGCGCAACGCATCGGCGCCGACTATTACGCCGATGACGCGGCAGCCTCCGTTCGTATCGCCCAGCAGCTCCTCGATGGATGA
- the pyrE gene encoding orotate phosphoribosyltransferase yields the protein MEAYKQEFIDFMVDSDVLKFGEFTLKSGRKSPFFMNAGAYVTGNQLHKLGLYYAQAIHDAFGLDFDIVFGPAYKGIPLSVVTCIGLQELYGKEARYCSNRKEAKDHGDAGILLGAELHDGDRVVMVEDVTTSGKSIDETYPLLKSIADVEVVGLMVSLNRQEVGPSGTICAIDEVSEKYGFPTAAIVTMDEVIGYLHNQERGGRVVIDDTLKAALDAYYEQYGAH from the coding sequence ATGGAAGCTTACAAGCAGGAGTTCATCGACTTCATGGTCGATTCCGATGTGCTCAAGTTCGGGGAGTTCACGCTCAAGAGCGGACGTAAATCCCCATTCTTCATGAACGCCGGCGCATACGTAACAGGCAATCAATTGCATAAACTTGGCCTTTACTATGCACAGGCCATTCACGATGCCTTCGGCCTGGACTTCGACATCGTCTTTGGCCCCGCCTACAAGGGTATTCCGCTCTCGGTCGTGACCTGCATCGGTCTGCAGGAGCTCTACGGCAAGGAAGCGCGTTACTGCTCCAACCGCAAGGAGGCCAAGGATCACGGCGATGCGGGCATCCTACTCGGTGCCGAGTTGCACGACGGCGATCGCGTGGTCATGGTCGAGGACGTTACGACCTCGGGCAAGTCGATTGATGAGACGTATCCCCTGCTCAAGAGCATCGCCGATGTCGAAGTCGTGGGGCTCATGGTCTCGCTCAATCGTCAGGAGGTCGGCCCGAGCGGCACGATCTGCGCCATTGACGAGGTAAGCGAGAAGTACGGCTTTCCCACTGCCGCCATCGTGACGATGGACGAGGTCATCGGCTACTTGCATAACCAGGAGCGCGGTGGCCGCGTGGTCATCGACGACACGCTCAAGGCCGCCCTCGACGCCTACTACGAGCAATACGGCGCCCACTAG
- a CDS encoding LL-diaminopimelate aminotransferase, with protein MATVNENYQKLPGSYLFSDIAHRTADFSAAHPDIKLIKMGIGDVTRPLAPAVVEAMHAAVDDLAHVETFHGYGPEQGYDFLREAIVEHDFAARGVDIAADEIFVSDGAKSDCGNIGDIFAIDNRVAVCDPVYPVYVDTNAMAGRAGFYDETTEGWTDIVYMPTTAENDFCPALPETPVDLIYLCSPNNPTGTVLTYDQLKAWVDYANEHGSVILFDAAYERFIVEEGVPHSIFEVEGAKTCAIEFRSFSKTAGFTGARCGYTVVPKALERDDQSLNAMWNRRQTTKFNGASYVIQKGAAAIYTPEGKQQVMQTIAYYQQNARVIRNALEACGYEVYGAVNSPYVWCRTPGGISSWEFFDILLERCGVITTPGAGFGPAGEGYIRFTAFGDAEATKEAMRRIEDLSF; from the coding sequence GTGGCCACAGTCAACGAGAATTATCAGAAACTCCCCGGTAGTTACCTCTTCAGCGACATCGCCCATCGTACGGCCGACTTCTCCGCGGCCCATCCGGACATCAAGCTCATCAAAATGGGCATCGGTGACGTGACGCGTCCGCTCGCGCCTGCCGTTGTCGAGGCCATGCACGCCGCCGTTGACGACCTCGCCCATGTGGAGACCTTCCATGGCTACGGCCCCGAACAAGGCTATGATTTCCTGCGCGAGGCCATCGTCGAGCACGACTTCGCAGCCCGTGGTGTGGACATCGCCGCCGATGAGATCTTCGTCTCCGACGGCGCCAAGAGCGATTGCGGCAACATAGGCGACATCTTCGCCATCGACAATCGCGTCGCCGTATGCGACCCGGTCTATCCCGTCTACGTCGACACCAACGCCATGGCCGGCCGCGCAGGCTTCTACGACGAGACGACGGAGGGCTGGACGGACATCGTCTACATGCCCACGACCGCGGAAAACGACTTCTGTCCGGCGCTGCCCGAAACCCCGGTCGACCTCATCTACCTGTGCTCGCCCAACAATCCCACGGGCACCGTACTCACCTACGACCAACTCAAGGCCTGGGTCGATTACGCCAACGAGCACGGCTCCGTTATCCTCTTCGATGCCGCCTACGAGCGCTTCATCGTCGAGGAAGGCGTGCCCCACTCCATTTTCGAGGTCGAGGGCGCCAAGACCTGCGCCATCGAGTTCCGCTCGTTCTCCAAAACAGCCGGCTTCACGGGCGCACGCTGCGGCTACACCGTGGTGCCGAAGGCGCTCGAGCGCGATGACCAAAGCCTCAACGCCATGTGGAATCGCCGCCAGACGACCAAGTTCAACGGCGCGAGCTACGTCATCCAGAAAGGCGCGGCTGCTATTTACACGCCCGAGGGCAAACAGCAAGTCATGCAAACGATTGCCTATTATCAGCAAAACGCTCGCGTCATCAGGAACGCACTCGAAGCCTGCGGATACGAAGTATACGGTGCCGTGAACAGCCCATATGTGTGGTGTCGCACCCCTGGAGGCATCAGCTCGTGGGAGTTCTTCGATATCCTGCTCGAGCGTTGCGGCGTCATCACCACGCCGGGCGCAGGCTTCGGACCGGCTGGCGAGGGCTACATCCGTTTCACCGCCTTCGGCGATGCCGAGGCCACCAAGGAAGCCATGCGCCGCATCGAGGACCTCTCCTTCTGA
- a CDS encoding N-acetylmuramoyl-L-alanine amidase, with protein MKKRIIYMVTVALVGACALTGCASGAKTPVASSATSTAPAMIGSKAAQAADVVGAQLERLDIVEDMRPAFDHGEKGREFQRYIVLHDTESEADAASIVEYWDQAGTGVAAHFIVNRDGSIVQCVPLDRIAHHAGFGDTGHNELYGVMDESRDDKVGTVPIGSDMADYGMNSYSVGIEMAHAAGQDYPEAQLAAVDALIAYIDGYYGFESRIIDHKVWRTGNSDTSPQFAEYLANYQAHGTHV; from the coding sequence ATGAAAAAACGCATCATATATATGGTCACTGTCGCGCTTGTGGGTGCTTGTGCGCTTACGGGCTGTGCGTCGGGGGCCAAGACACCCGTTGCGTCATCGGCAACGAGTACCGCACCGGCGATGATTGGCAGCAAGGCGGCGCAGGCAGCTGACGTTGTCGGGGCACAGCTCGAACGCTTGGATATCGTGGAGGACATGCGTCCTGCATTCGATCACGGCGAGAAGGGCCGGGAGTTCCAGCGCTACATCGTCTTGCACGACACCGAGAGCGAGGCCGATGCCGCGAGCATCGTGGAGTACTGGGACCAGGCCGGCACGGGCGTGGCGGCGCACTTCATCGTCAACCGCGATGGCAGCATCGTGCAGTGCGTGCCGCTTGATCGTATCGCGCATCATGCCGGCTTTGGCGATACCGGTCACAACGAGCTCTACGGCGTTATGGACGAGTCACGCGACGATAAGGTGGGGACGGTCCCCATTGGCAGCGACATGGCCGATTACGGGATGAACTCGTATTCGGTTGGCATCGAGATGGCGCACGCGGCCGGGCAGGACTATCCCGAGGCGCAGCTCGCAGCCGTGGATGCGCTCATCGCGTACATCGACGGGTATTATGGCTTCGAGAGCCGCATCATCGACCACAAGGTCTGGCGCACGGGCAATTCGGACACGAGCCCGCAGTTTGCGGAGTACCTGGCCAACTACCAGGCCCATGGGACGCATGTGTAG
- a CDS encoding IS1249 family transposase — translation MSAFLLTCLFRQAFRREKLPSGQDDALSSPRCDVCGSEMKGNGYTKAGTKRWRCKSCGASKTRRIDNAAKLLRAFLAWILSKRSIADLGYSRSTFWRKCAGFWELWPIAPFTGEVFDTVFLDGIWFSHDAVVLVARSKEHVIAWHLAQRECSSSWAALMMRIPAPMLVVSDGSTGLAKAARTVWPGTRIQRCVVHAARQVKRYTTKSPKLECGRELLGIANRLTRAKDEDAMREWLVDYAQWCSDWSEFLKEFTVKDGRRVYTHERLRRARGSLNRLVKEGTLFTFIEMQRERGGRWDSTNNPIESLNAQLREMLRLHRGLPLLHRVKAVMWWCYMHTEEPESPAEILRRMPRDEDVDGLFATVSGEGRHSDGSPERYGKAIDWNEFHMPTRYRQ, via the coding sequence GTGTCCGCTTTCCTCTTGACGTGCCTGTTCAGGCAAGCTTTCCGAAGGGAAAAGTTGCCTAGTGGACAGGATGACGCCTTGAGTAGCCCGAGATGCGACGTTTGCGGAAGCGAGATGAAGGGGAACGGATACACGAAGGCAGGGACCAAGCGCTGGCGGTGCAAGTCGTGCGGTGCCTCCAAGACGAGAAGGATTGACAACGCCGCCAAGCTGCTCCGGGCCTTCCTTGCCTGGATCCTCTCCAAGAGGTCGATCGCCGATCTCGGATACAGCAGGTCGACCTTCTGGCGAAAGTGCGCCGGGTTCTGGGAGCTTTGGCCCATCGCCCCTTTCACCGGCGAGGTCTTCGACACGGTCTTTCTCGACGGCATCTGGTTTTCCCACGACGCCGTCGTGCTCGTCGCGCGCTCCAAGGAGCACGTGATCGCATGGCACCTGGCGCAAAGGGAGTGCTCGAGCTCCTGGGCGGCGCTGATGATGAGGATACCCGCTCCGATGCTGGTGGTGTCGGACGGATCCACCGGGCTCGCGAAGGCGGCGCGCACCGTATGGCCCGGCACCAGGATACAGCGCTGCGTCGTGCATGCCGCGCGCCAGGTCAAGCGCTACACGACCAAGAGTCCCAAGCTCGAGTGCGGCCGCGAGCTCCTGGGCATCGCGAACCGCCTGACGAGGGCCAAAGACGAGGACGCGATGAGGGAGTGGCTCGTCGACTACGCGCAGTGGTGCTCCGATTGGAGCGAGTTCCTGAAGGAGTTCACGGTGAAAGACGGCAGGAGGGTCTACACGCACGAGAGGCTGCGGCGGGCCAGGGGAAGCCTCAACCGCCTGGTGAAGGAAGGGACGCTTTTCACATTCATCGAGATGCAAAGGGAGCGCGGCGGGCGCTGGGATTCCACCAACAACCCGATCGAGAGCCTGAACGCGCAACTGAGGGAGATGCTCAGGCTGCATCGGGGATTGCCGCTGCTGCACCGCGTGAAGGCCGTCATGTGGTGGTGCTACATGCACACCGAAGAGCCCGAGAGCCCGGCGGAGATCCTGCGCCGCATGCCGAGGGACGAAGACGTCGACGGGCTTTTCGCAACCGTCTCGGGCGAGGGCCGGCATTCGGATGGAAGCCCGGAGAGGTATGGGAAGGCCATCGACTGGAACGAGTTTCACATGCCGACGAGGTACCGTCAGTGA